Sequence from the Wielerella bovis genome:
TAGAAGATATATTAAACGAAGCAGATGGCGAAAAGGAATTTTTAAGCAGCCTGAAAGCGCGTAAAGCGGAATTTTCAGGCAGCCTGAACACGGTGGCGGAATTACCCGATTGGCTGATTACACGTTTACAAGTTCATTGGGAAGATGAGCAAATTCAAGCCTTTGGGCGCAGCGTGGCACAATCCGCTCCTCTTGATGTGCGCGTGAACACGCTTAAAGGCAAACGCGATAAAATTTTGGCACAACTGCAAACCGAGTTCCCCAAAGCCATCGCCACGCCATACGCGCCGCATGGTATTCGTTTCCCCGACAAACCTGCGTTAAATAAACATGAATTGTTTTTAAACGGCACTTTGGAAGTACAAGACGAAGGTAGTCAATTATTGGCGCACTTGGTGGGCGCGAAACGTGGCGAGATGGTGGTGGATTTTTGCGCGGGTGCGGGCGGTAAAACGTTGGCAATCGGCGCACAAATGGCAAACAAGGGGCGAATTTATGCCTTTGATGTTTCAGAAAAACGTTTGGCAAATTTAAAACCGCGCATGACACGCGCAGGTTTAACCAATATTCACCCTGAACGCATTGAAAGTGAGCATGACCCACGCATTGCGCGATTATACGGCAAAGCTGACCGTGTGTTGGTGGACGCGCCTTGCTCAGGCTTGGGAACGCTGCGCCGTAACCCTGATTTAAAATATCGCCAATCGCCCGAAACCATTGAAAAATTATTGCAACAGCAGCAAAATATTTTGCAGGCTGCCAGTCAATTGGTGGGCGCAGGTGGGCGTTTGGTGTACGCAACTTGCAGTGTATTGCCCGAAGAAAATGAAATGCAAATTGCCGAATTTTTGGAAAATAATCCACAATTTGAGTTGGTCGATTGCAGCGAATTGTTATCCGCACAAAAAATTGATTTGAATACAGGGCAATTTTTAATACTGAATACGGCTGCACATGGTACAGATGGCTTTTTTGCGGCGGTGTTGCAACGTAAGGCATAATTTCCAAGTTATAATCAGTTAAAATAAAGCAAGGAGACAGCGACCGCCGTGTACAAAAATAAGTCCATAAAGAAAACTAGCAATGCTGTATTATTTTAACTGACTATATAAGGAAATCATCATGTTAAACCAATTAATCGAGCATAAACAACAAGCACAAGCCTTTTGGCAAGCATGGCTAGCGGCATATCCCAGTTTCCAAAAATTACCTGCTCGCGAAATCGTGGAACAAAGCAATGATATTTTGCAAGCATATCTGCCCGACATTGCGTTTGAATTGGAAAATGCCAATTTGTCCGCTAGCGACAATGCATTTACACACAGCACCATCGTGTTTACTGCACATGGTGTCATGGACAAATTCATTCAAGTACAAGCGGTTTGTGAGCAAGCTCCCGACAATTTACCTTGTGCCATACGCGGTTTCCGCCAAGCCATGCCAAATCCTGACCAATTTATGATAGGTATGAACGATTTTGATTTGAGCGTGAGTGATATTGTTGTGAAATTGGACGAATGGTGTGAAATGCCTGCGCTGGAAGTGGTGTTTACCAAAACAATTGATGATGAATTTTTGCAGCATGCACAACATATGACGTTTATTATGCTTGACCATGTGTTAGGCGAATGGAACAGCGCGGTTAAACTGGGAACGGTAGATTTTATGGAACAAGCCGATGAGGATTTTGAACCGTTAAGTATGCTGCCTGAAAAATTGTAAACTATGTGGCTGGCAATGGGACGAAATGGTATTTATCCCGAAGAATGTGGCTATGCGGTAGCACAAATTGAAGAAGACGAGGGGCAAGATGCGTTATTTTTCAGACGCAATCAGTCGGCAAACAGTTTATTGGGACGCGCAGACATGGCATGGGTGGTATCCATAACTTGTCAAATTGCGGGAGATGATGATGCTCAGGCTGCCTATGATTTGCAAGATGAATTTGAAGCCTATGCTATTCAAAATCAACAAGGCATTGATACTTTGAGCTTAATGAATTTATCACAAGGCGAACGTACTGTGTTTGCGGTAACGTCTGAGCCAGAAATTTTGTTGGCACAAGCACAGAAATTGTGCGAAAAATTTGCTCATTTGAATGCGCAAGCATATTGTGAATATGACCCAAATTGGGCACATTATCGTCAATGATTTTTTCAGATTGAAATCTTTACGCAATCCCAAAATTGTAGGTTAGATTCTTGAATCCGACATTTTTTATATTTAATAACAATTTATTTTTTAAACTGTTAGATATAAGTATCCAACCTACAAATTTTCAGGCAGCCTGAATAGATTTTGTAACTATTTCAGGCTGCCTTTTTGTATCCAATCAATTAGCCTTTAAATACAGGCAAAATATCTGCCCGACTGAGTAATTGTGCGGCAATATTTATTACGCCAAATGCAAACACCCAGATGACCATGCCCATACCACCATACACGCGATAACCTTTGCCCATACCATGTTTTTTGCGTG
This genomic interval carries:
- a CDS encoding RsmB/NOP family class I SAM-dependent RNA methyltransferase, whose product is MNANQLNHTAQVLENMLTFQQPADAIISAYFRNHHKLGRADRHEIAETAFAALRHYQKITSALRRPHVQARKAALAALVLGRSFNINQLEDILNEADGEKEFLSSLKARKAEFSGSLNTVAELPDWLITRLQVHWEDEQIQAFGRSVAQSAPLDVRVNTLKGKRDKILAQLQTEFPKAIATPYAPHGIRFPDKPALNKHELFLNGTLEVQDEGSQLLAHLVGAKRGEMVVDFCAGAGGKTLAIGAQMANKGRIYAFDVSEKRLANLKPRMTRAGLTNIHPERIESEHDPRIARLYGKADRVLVDAPCSGLGTLRRNPDLKYRQSPETIEKLLQQQQNILQAASQLVGAGGRLVYATCSVLPEENEMQIAEFLENNPQFELVDCSELLSAQKIDLNTGQFLILNTAAHGTDGFFAAVLQRKA
- a CDS encoding DUF695 domain-containing protein codes for the protein MGRNGIYPEECGYAVAQIEEDEGQDALFFRRNQSANSLLGRADMAWVVSITCQIAGDDDAQAAYDLQDEFEAYAIQNQQGIDTLSLMNLSQGERTVFAVTSEPEILLAQAQKLCEKFAHLNAQAYCEYDPNWAHYRQ